The Candidatus Schekmanbacteria bacterium genome has a segment encoding these proteins:
- a CDS encoding MinD/ParA family protein: MDQATSLRKIAQFSKTQAHLKKFGYSTSEEKNKKVGIISVTSGKGGVGKTNIVGNLAYSMSLLGKKVLVLDADLGLGNMDVLLGLTPKYNLLHVFMGMKRIEDIIIEGPGGILILPAASGVEELTNLSDEQKLHILSEFERLDLDIDILLVDTSAGISSNVMYFNSASQHIIVIATPDPASITDAYALIKVLSLKYAEKKFNLIVNCASSKNEANNVYDTISKATEEFLHVSVNYLGFIPRDVNFITSIRQQKLITQFNPHSEASLAIKSLAQKIDSLTEICVTKGNIQFFWNRLINGISPEDNDKNIA, translated from the coding sequence ATGGACCAGGCAACTTCTCTTAGAAAAATAGCTCAATTTTCAAAAACTCAGGCACATCTAAAAAAATTTGGATATTCGACTTCTGAAGAAAAAAATAAAAAAGTAGGCATCATTTCTGTCACCAGCGGTAAAGGCGGAGTAGGAAAAACCAATATTGTAGGCAATCTTGCCTACTCGATGTCTCTTCTTGGAAAGAAAGTATTGGTTTTAGACGCAGATTTAGGGCTTGGAAATATGGATGTTCTTTTAGGATTGACACCAAAATACAATCTCCTTCATGTCTTTATGGGAATGAAAAGGATAGAAGACATAATAATTGAAGGACCGGGAGGAATTCTTATTTTACCTGCCGCATCAGGTGTTGAAGAATTGACAAATCTTTCAGATGAACAAAAACTTCACATTTTATCTGAATTTGAACGACTTGATTTAGACATTGATATACTTCTTGTCGATACAAGCGCAGGTATTTCATCGAATGTAATGTACTTCAATAGCGCATCACAGCATATCATTGTGATTGCAACACCAGACCCAGCATCAATAACAGATGCTTATGCTTTAATAAAGGTGCTTTCGTTAAAGTATGCAGAAAAGAAATTCAATCTAATAGTAAACTGTGCAAGTTCAAAGAATGAAGCAAACAATGTTTACGACACTATAAGCAAAGCAACAGAAGAATTTCTACATGTTTCAGTGAACTATTTAGGATTCATTCCAAGAGATGTGAATTTTATAACATCTATTCGTCAACAAAAACTTATAACGCAGTTCAATCCTCATTCAGAAGCCAGTTTGGCAATTAAATCTTTAGCCCAGAAAATAGACAGCTTGACAGAGATTTGCGTTACAAAAGGGAATATTCAATTTTTCTGGAACAGATTAATCAATGGAATTTCACCTGAAGACAATGACAAAAACATTGCATAA